The Anabrus simplex isolate iqAnaSimp1 chromosome 1, ASM4041472v1, whole genome shotgun sequence genome window below encodes:
- the snf gene encoding U1 small nuclear ribonucleoprotein A translates to MDIRPNHTIYINNLNEKIKKEELKKSLYAIFSQFGQILDIIALKTLKMRGQAFVIFKEINSATTALRSMQGFPFYDKPMRIQYSKSDSDIISKMKGTFTERPKKVKKVVVPADENILDSKKAKRKAAKEQARLLNPVSGMLSQPLSQTGYNQLQPSQSLNPLVSTSVPEQPPNQILFLTNLPDETSEMMLSMLFNQFPGFKEVRLVPNRHDIAFVEFENELQSGAAKDALQGFKITPSHAMKISFAKK, encoded by the coding sequence ATGGACATAAGACCCAATCACACAATTTATATAAATAATCTCAATGAAAAGATCAAGAAAGAGGAACTGAAAAAATCTTTGTATGCTATTTTTTCTCAGTTTGGTCAAATTCTTGACATAATTGCGCTAAAGACGTTAAAAATGCGTGGACAAGCTTTCGTGATATTTAAGGAAATTAATAGTGCTACAACAGCCTTGCGTTCAATGCAAGGTTTCCCATTTTATGACAAGCCAATGAGAATTCAGTATAGTAAATCTGATTCCGATATAATCTCGAAAATGAAAGGAACATTCACAGAACGTCCCAAGAAAGTGAAGAAGGTGGTTGTCCCTGCAGATGAAAATATTCTCGATTCAAAGAAGGCTAAACGTAAGGCAGCAAAGGAGCAAGCTCGGCTCCTTAATCCTGTGTCTGGTATGTTATCGCAGCCCTTGTCACAGACTGGTTATAACCAACTTCAGCCATCTCAGTCCCTAAATCCATTGGTGTCTACATCTGTACCAGAGCAGCCTCCCAACCAAATTCTCTTCTTGACCAACCTGCCTGATGAAACAAGTGAGATGATGTTATCGATGTTGTTTAATCAGTTCCCAGGATTTAAGGAAGTGCGCTTGGTTCCCAATCGACATGACATTGCATTCGTTGAGTTTGAAAATGAACTACAGTCTGGTGCTGCCAAAGATGCATTGCAAGGATTTAAAATCACTCCATCTCATGCGATGAAAATATCTTTTGCCAAGAAGTAA